Proteins encoded within one genomic window of Formosa agariphila KMM 3901:
- a CDS encoding Gfo/Idh/MocA family protein, protein MSLQQNKTIRWGIIGLGKIARKFATDLLTIEDAQLQAVASRSIENANAFAKTFKATKAYDSYEALAQDPDVDAIYIATPHSFHKSHAILCLKHGKAVLCEKPFAMNTEEVKEMISVAKANNVLLMEALWTYFLPHYQFALNYIKNETYGKLLKIEADFGFTRPFNESSRLFDKSVGGGSLLDIGIYPIFATLSTLGEPDDIEASCTLFKNGADSSCDMIFKYSNGTEALLKSTLIADTPTICKFTCEDATITLNTQFHAPTTVTIAKNGKEEILDYTGTTIGYNFETEHFNQLLRDGKIESNIMTYDFSLKLINTLDKIRERINLQY, encoded by the coding sequence ATGTCATTACAACAGAATAAAACCATAAGATGGGGAATTATTGGATTGGGTAAAATTGCTCGTAAATTTGCCACAGATTTATTAACCATAGAGGATGCTCAATTACAAGCTGTCGCTTCTAGATCTATAGAAAATGCCAATGCTTTTGCAAAGACATTTAAGGCTACAAAAGCATACGACTCTTACGAAGCTTTAGCACAAGACCCCGATGTTGATGCCATATATATTGCGACACCACACAGCTTTCATAAATCACATGCTATATTGTGTTTAAAACACGGCAAAGCGGTGTTATGCGAGAAACCTTTCGCGATGAATACAGAAGAGGTTAAAGAAATGATTTCGGTAGCCAAAGCTAATAATGTGCTTTTAATGGAAGCGCTTTGGACGTATTTTCTGCCTCATTATCAGTTTGCATTAAACTACATAAAAAATGAAACCTACGGCAAACTATTAAAAATTGAAGCCGATTTTGGATTTACACGACCTTTTAACGAGTCTTCTAGATTATTCGACAAAAGTGTGGGTGGCGGAAGTTTATTAGACATTGGTATCTACCCTATTTTCGCAACGCTATCAACTTTAGGTGAACCAGACGATATTGAAGCTTCGTGTACATTGTTTAAAAATGGAGCTGACTCGTCTTGCGATATGATTTTTAAATATTCTAATGGTACTGAAGCCCTATTAAAAAGCACTCTAATTGCCGATACGCCTACAATCTGTAAATTTACCTGTGAAGATGCAACAATCACTTTAAACACCCAGTTTCATGCACCTACAACCGTTACGATTGCAAAAAACGGTAAAGAAGAAATTTTAGATTATACAGGAACTACCATTGGCTATAATTTTGAAACAGAACATTTCAACCAATTGTTAAGAGATGGTAAAATAGAAAGTAATATTATGACTTACGATTTTAGTCTAAAACTCATTAACACATTAGACAAAATACGTGAACGTATTAATCTTCAATATTAA
- a CDS encoding sodium:solute symporter, translating to MESLDWIILIGTLLAIVGYGTWKTRGSQNVQDYIRGGNQAQWWTIGLSVMATQASAITFLSTPGQAFNDGMGFVQFYFGLPIAMIIICMVFIPLYHRLKVYTAYEFLENRFDLKTRSLTAGLFLVQRGLAAGITIYAPAIILSAVLGWSLNQLNIIIGVLVIIYTVSGGTKAVSVTQKHQMAVIFTGMFIAFFLILSYLPDNINFSNALEIATVNDKMNILDFSFDFENRYTFWSGIIGGTFLMLSYFGTDQSQVQRYLSGKSLREMQLGLIFNGLLKVPMQFFILFVGVMVFVFYQFNESPIHFNPHAQEVVAASSYSDEFKALESEQHQLFEKKKTLLDAYVLAPNESLKSEITTINSAEKTNRNEAKLVLEKAADEHQTKIETNDKDYVFIHFILNNLPRGLIGLLLAVILSAAMSSTASELNALASTTTIDIYKRSLAPDKDDMHYVKATKWFTFGWGILAICIACIAYLADNLIQLVNIIGSIFYGNVLGIFLLAFFFKHVKANAVFIAAIITQSVVILGWWQDWMPYLWLNLFGCTLVIIVALCIQLFIPKQDVITTE from the coding sequence ATGGAGAGTTTAGACTGGATAATATTAATAGGAACACTATTGGCAATTGTTGGCTACGGCACCTGGAAAACACGCGGAAGCCAAAATGTTCAAGATTATATTCGTGGCGGAAACCAAGCACAATGGTGGACCATTGGATTATCGGTAATGGCAACACAAGCCAGCGCCATAACCTTTTTATCGACACCCGGACAAGCCTTTAACGACGGTATGGGATTTGTGCAATTTTACTTTGGGTTACCAATAGCCATGATTATTATTTGTATGGTATTTATCCCTTTATATCATCGACTTAAAGTATATACAGCATACGAGTTTTTAGAAAACAGGTTCGATTTAAAAACCAGAAGTTTAACTGCTGGATTGTTCTTAGTACAACGCGGATTGGCTGCAGGAATTACCATCTATGCTCCTGCTATTATTTTATCGGCCGTGTTAGGTTGGTCTTTAAACCAATTAAACATTATTATTGGTGTACTCGTAATTATATACACCGTTTCTGGAGGGACTAAGGCTGTGAGTGTAACTCAAAAGCATCAAATGGCAGTAATATTCACAGGAATGTTTATCGCTTTCTTTTTAATTTTAAGTTATCTGCCCGACAATATTAATTTCTCGAACGCTTTAGAAATTGCAACTGTAAACGATAAAATGAACATCTTAGATTTCTCTTTCGATTTCGAGAACAGATATACCTTTTGGAGTGGAATTATTGGTGGAACGTTTTTAATGCTCTCTTATTTTGGAACAGACCAAAGTCAGGTACAACGCTATCTTTCAGGGAAATCGCTTAGAGAAATGCAGTTGGGTTTAATTTTTAATGGCCTTTTAAAAGTACCCATGCAGTTTTTCATTCTATTTGTAGGTGTAATGGTTTTTGTGTTTTATCAGTTTAACGAATCCCCTATTCATTTTAATCCGCATGCCCAAGAGGTCGTTGCTGCATCCTCATATTCAGATGAATTTAAAGCCTTAGAATCTGAACAACATCAATTATTCGAAAAGAAAAAAACACTATTAGACGCTTATGTTTTAGCACCAAATGAATCATTGAAATCAGAAATAACAACTATTAATTCAGCAGAAAAAACCAATCGAAATGAAGCCAAATTGGTCCTAGAAAAGGCTGCGGATGAACATCAAACAAAGATTGAAACCAACGATAAAGATTACGTTTTTATTCATTTTATTTTAAATAATCTACCACGAGGGTTAATCGGACTTTTGCTCGCTGTTATTTTAAGCGCTGCCATGTCTAGTACAGCCAGTGAATTAAATGCATTGGCATCTACAACAACTATCGATATTTACAAACGTAGTTTAGCGCCAGATAAAGACGATATGCATTACGTGAAGGCTACGAAGTGGTTTACTTTTGGTTGGGGAATATTAGCCATTTGTATTGCTTGCATTGCATATTTAGCCGATAATTTAATCCAATTGGTAAACATTATTGGATCTATATTTTACGGTAATGTGCTAGGAATATTTTTACTTGCATTCTTCTTTAAACACGTGAAAGCAAATGCTGTTTTCATAGCAGCTATCATCACTCAATCGGTTGTTATACTTGGCTGGTGGCAAGATTGGATGCCATATTTATGGCTTAACCTTTTTGGGTGTACATTAGTCATTATTGTCGCATTATGTATTCAACTTTTTATACCAAAACAAGATGTCATTACAACAGAATAA
- a CDS encoding DUF2911 domain-containing protein, with translation MKKYLMLGLMALAMTFSVQAQLKTPQPSPLSKIEQVVGLTDVSIEYSRPNMRGREVFGNLVPYGKTWRTGANANTKVTFSDDVVIDGKTLKSGTYAIYTVPNKSSWDVMFYTDSNNSGLPKTWDDSKVALKAKAQVYPMPVDIETFTITLDDLTSDSAVIGMLWGKVYAGVKFVVPTDKTVMKNIDATMKGNPTANDYYASAVYYYESGKDIKQAQTWIDKSIEMTETPAFWQLRKQALIHAKTGDKAGAIETAKKSLAGAEAAGNADYIKMNTDSLKEWGAL, from the coding sequence ATGAAGAAATACCTAATGTTAGGTCTTATGGCTTTAGCTATGACCTTTAGCGTTCAAGCGCAATTAAAGACACCGCAACCAAGTCCGTTAAGTAAAATAGAACAAGTTGTAGGATTAACAGATGTAAGCATAGAATATTCAAGACCAAATATGCGAGGGCGCGAAGTTTTTGGAAACCTTGTGCCATATGGAAAAACATGGAGAACAGGAGCAAATGCCAATACTAAAGTTACTTTTTCTGATGATGTTGTTATTGATGGAAAAACATTGAAGTCTGGAACATATGCTATTTATACTGTTCCGAATAAATCTTCTTGGGATGTGATGTTCTACACAGATTCGAATAATAGTGGTTTACCTAAAACTTGGGACGATAGTAAAGTTGCTTTAAAAGCTAAAGCTCAAGTTTATCCAATGCCAGTAGATATTGAAACATTTACCATAACATTAGATGATTTAACAAGCGATTCTGCTGTTATAGGTATGCTATGGGGGAAAGTATATGCAGGTGTGAAGTTTGTAGTGCCTACAGATAAAACTGTAATGAAAAATATCGATGCAACGATGAAAGGAAACCCAACAGCTAACGATTATTATGCGTCTGCGGTGTACTACTATGAGTCTGGAAAAGATATTAAGCAAGCGCAAACTTGGATTGATAAGTCTATTGAAATGACAGAAACTCCAGCATTTTGGCAGTTACGTAAACAAGCCTTAATTCACGCTAAAACGGGTGATAAAGCAGGCGCTATAGAAACAGCTAAAAAATCTTTAGCAGGTGCAGAGGCTGCTGGAAATGCAGATTATATTAAAATGAATACCGATTCTTTAAAAGAATGGGGAGCACTATAA